One genomic segment of Clostridium saccharoperbutylacetonicum N1-4(HMT) includes these proteins:
- a CDS encoding DUF1697 domain-containing protein, with translation MTVYIALLRGINVGGKNVIKMADLKRTFESIGVSDVKTYIQSGNVLFKSNESEEALCNKIEQEIETVFGISLEVILRTSNELEQLLSDCPFSNEEIAEAERLSEVESLYVALLKHNPLKEKLEYIDSYKSESDKYYIVGRNVYLLFKHSIRNSKLANNLYKLDVATTVRNWKTLSKLNSLAKALEN, from the coding sequence ATGACTGTTTATATAGCATTGTTAAGAGGTATTAATGTAGGAGGAAAAAATGTAATAAAGATGGCAGATTTGAAACGAACCTTTGAATCCATTGGAGTTAGCGATGTAAAAACATATATTCAAAGTGGAAATGTTCTGTTCAAATCAAATGAATCAGAGGAGGCACTCTGCAATAAAATTGAACAAGAGATTGAAACCGTCTTTGGAATTTCTTTAGAAGTTATTTTAAGGACATCTAATGAATTAGAACAGCTTCTATCGGATTGTCCATTCTCAAATGAGGAAATAGCAGAAGCAGAGAGATTATCTGAGGTAGAAAGTTTATATGTTGCATTATTGAAACATAATCCTTTGAAAGAAAAACTTGAGTACATAGACAGCTATAAAAGTGAAAGTGATAAATATTATATTGTAGGGAGAAATGTGTATCTTTTATTTAAGCATAGCATTCGAAATTCAAAGCTTGCCAATAATCTTTATAAACTTGATGTAGCAACAACTGTGCGTAATTGGAAAACATTAAGTAAACTTAATTCATTGGCAAAAGCTTTGGAAAACTAA